Part of the Orcinus orca chromosome 5, mOrcOrc1.1, whole genome shotgun sequence genome, AGGACAGGACCTGATCTCCTTTATCTTAGCGAGCAACCCAGCACAGCGCCTGTCACATGAGAGGTGCTCAAAATATGTTTACTGAGTGATTGCAGAAAGGAATTAAGGTCTTATGTTGTCTTGACTTTGCAGAATCCTATGCAGTTTGAAGAATCGGACTGTGACTCTTCAGATGGGGAGCGTTCTGATGCCACAGTTAGGACCAATAAACACTACAGCTCTGCTACTTGGTAATGAAAGAATACCTACCCTGAAGATCTCATGACTATACTGGCATTTCACATCCATCCCACCCCCAGACTCTTCCCACTCTCTCCCTGCTTTTTTGTCTGGGAAGAGAGCTGCCCCATCTTTCTTACCCCTAGACGTGAGCTGCAATAACAGGAACATGAGACTTCACAAATCTCTGGAAAAAAATATCCAAATGAAATTAAGTCTCACTGAACATTTCAATCAAGAATGGCAGGGATCTATTTTATTGAATATTCTAGCTACTGTAACactgatatttatttttgtttgacaTTTTAACACTTTGTACTGTAAAGAGTGAACTATATATGATAGAGAGAAAGACAATAAtttcttgcaaaaaaaaagagagagagagagaaagaaaggaggaaagaacagaAGTGGAATTCAGGAGCAACATCCTTGGGAATCTGTGGAGCCAGGAGGTATTACTGCTGCTTGAACAGGGGACCAGTTCCTCTGGCCATAAGTGACTGAAAAAGAGCCAGAGCAAGACATACTgaacattttagaaaacaaaaacagcaaaagaaaagcaattcTGGGTAATCTGTGAACAGACCACATTAAATTCACCCAGCTTGTCCAGATGGGTGATGGAAAGACCTAGACAATTTTGGAGACCAGAGACTTGCACCCAAGGCCTTTGAGGGCATGTGCTTCCtctaggaggaaaaagaaaactgcgTGTGTCAAAGCTGATCTCATTTTTAAAACGCTGAGCAGCGTTGGTAGTGAGACTTACAGACAGTGTCCAACCTTGTCCGTGAcaaattttctgctttttatgcTGTCAATGTCACTACCTTGGCAAATGCATTACCTTGACCAATGTGTTGATTTTTCAGACTCAAGTGCCAGTTTCCTGTAGCCTATTTCCTTTCCACCTGTTGGCCGCTTCTTTTAGGGAaaaagggggcaggggagggagagcctgaggaggagagaaggagaagacaaaAAGAGAATGTCCAACAATGTTGGAAGAGCAAATGTGGAATTTGTAAAAGGACATTCTCAGAATGTCTCAGTTCAACTACGTGCAGAAGATGGGATCACCCCACCCTGGAACCAGGTTGCTTGTCTACTAGAGTTTTATTGATTTAAACAGAACAGTCCTTGAAGACAGCTAGGAGGTGTGTCAGTCTGCCCGATGTCCAATCCCAAACCATCCcccatgtttttatttgttaactCATTCTATCCCAGAAGCTGTAGTGACTGGCTACCACTATcagaataaaggcaaaataagCAACTTGCAAAGGGCAACCCCTCCCCTATCACGATAGCATTTTTGTTAAATGCTACTCGTAACATGTATTTGGATCAATGTAGTTTTGAATAATTGGATTTGGAAATTCATAGAAAGAACAACTGATGCTAAGCAGAGATTGGAAAAATATTGTCCAAGGCATGAGGTCCTTCCTGTCTCTAGGGTCATGGGCTCTGAGAAACATCCCAAGGTACCTCATGGTACCTTGGCTTTAAGGAAATTTttatctagaattttatataaaaacagaTGTTGGCCTAGTTCCTGTCTCTGTCTCCAAAATCAGTTAAAGCCAAACAACCTCGAAGCTCAAGACCTGGAGAGGGTGGCTAGACGCTCTGATATTGCATCGGACTGGACTTCAGGAAAGACTTACATACACAGGTATTAAACCATTTCCAGTACAGATGAAAACATCACCCTCCTCTGGGTGTCACTGATTGCATCGGCcaaaaaggaaaagcaggaggGGATATAGAGCAGTTCCTTTTGCTTGTTTTGATCCCTCCATTTGTTTACACTTTATGTTGAGACATTGATTTAAAATTTAGTGTCTGTAATTTATAGCTCTTAGGTAGgctgaaggaaaatatttaacttaTACAGAGAGCAGTATTGTTTCATTaaattattccattttgtataAATTCTGTAGCTGGACTACATGAAAGATCTTAAGTTAtggtattattatcattgttattttattttataattatctttctcattttctgtcgATCAGAAAGTGTGGTTTATGGTGTAGCACAATGATTGTGTTTATTGCTAACCATGAATTATTATGGATTTTTATGAATGAAAATGGAACTGCCATTTGGGAGCTCCCTGGTATTTGTCTTAGCTGTATTCCCTCATTTTCTGTGTACAACAACAATCATCTGAGGATGCGTGTACCGCCCTGAGGTCCAGTGGATACGTTGTGATTTTGACTTGATCGCAAAAGCTCCTAGGTGGGCATCAGATGACTGAGTGGTGAACAAAGAGTTCAAAAGCTGTACATTTTCTCgagtttcttaagaaataaaatcatgggACTACATTAGAAGCACAAACAGAATTATTTAATGCCTTGAGAGGAACAGGCCTACAGGGAATCTGCATGGGGCCTGTGGGGTAGATAGTTTCCAGAACTGGCAGCATAGTTTGTAATCTCCTTCCTACTAAATCCCATAAAACCAACATTTTTCTCCTAGTTGGGaaactataaaaaggaaataaaaagatggcatgaccaaaaaaatgCCTAACTGTGATGTCATCCCATAGCAAGACAAGAGAAATTCTAGAATGAGGCTTAGTCTCTTAGTCACAGAGCTGGAAAAGTACCTTGAAAGCCCATATTTTTCATCCTCTGACTTCAGACCACACCATACTGTGAATCTCTCTGGTTCATTTCTTCTGAGAACAGAGAGGCTACAACTCTGtgtcctctttatttatttattttttttgatgtggaccatttataaagtctttattgaatttgttacaatattgcttctgttctatgtcttgtttttttggccgcgaagcatgtgggatcttaggtccccaaccagggatcaaacccgcatcccctgcattggaaggtgaagtcttaaccactggactgccagggaagtccctctgtgtcCTCTTTCTGTCCAACATACAACACTGACCCTTCAGCGTGTCCAGGTCTTGCCCACCTGTCGTGGCCAAAGAGGAACATGAAGGTTAATGTGTCTTACCCCTTTCAGTGATGGTCTTCCTGGAAAACCCACCCCAATACCTCATAATTTTGATAACTTTTTTGAATTCCCATCTTGACTGTCTGTCATGGTAATGCCATATACCTGTCTGGATTGACTGTTATGAGCAAGTTAGCATAGCAGACAGTATTGAATATTCAAGTCATTCACTCTATTGTCAAGAgttgaatagggcttccctggtggcgcagtggttgagagtccgcctgccaatgcaggggacacaggttcgagccctggtctgggaagatcccacatgtcgtggagcagctaagcccatgttccacaactactgagcctgtgctctagagcccgcgagccacaactactgagcccatgagccgcaactactgaagcctgcacgcctagagcctgagctccacaacaagagaagccaccgcaatgagaagcccgcacaccacaatgaagagtagcccccgctcgccgcaactcgagaaagcccgcacgcagcaacaaagacccaacgcagccaaaaataaataaataaatttatttaaaaaaaaaaaagttgaataaaGTTCCACGTtgaacattttacttattttttagtaGAAGTGACTAGAGGCTTCAGAGAACAGTGTCTTTAGTCTAGGTTAAAAGAGAAATGCCTTCTCTGTCCCAGGCTACCCTTCACTGCCTGCCTTGAAATAACCAGCACAATTTTGAATTAGTGTGTGTTTCTTTGAGAACAACTCCACAGTCATCTGAAGAGTGGAACGAAGAGCTCAGGGAATTTAAGAGCTAATTCTTCAGTCTGACAACTGGGTGGCAGTGCTTTAAGGAATCACAGGACTATGATTTCAAGCTTCATTGTTGATCAAAAGTTTAACCCCCTTGAAGTGAATTCCACATTCATTTAGCATCTGGTTTTGACTGACTGCAAGATaatgagtttttatttgttttgcagaTGGGCATTTGGTTCTGATTCCTATCTATTTCTAGATCATGTCCTCTGAATAACAATTCCTCTTAAAATTGCTTGGCAGAGGGACTGAGAAGCCTGCATCCTCCTTTGCAGTTATAATAGACCTTACCACCACTAAAGTTTAGACCTGTTGGTGAGATTGTGGGGAGCACCTACCCAGGGAGGTGAAGGTGTTAACTGTGTTGTATGATGGTTCGGTATGACCAGCTTGAAgttcacatattttaaaactttagtatCAACAAATCCATCCTTCTAGAATTAAGGATATTTTAGTAGGGTTTAATAAGTACACTGGACTTCCACTTAAAGGCCTCATTGTACTAAATTTTCCTCTTACCCTAAGTAATAATAGATTTGATGATTTGGGGTTTTCCTGGTACCAACCCAATTTTCAATgccctctcccactgtggagcattGACGTTTTTCCAGTGTGAATGCATTCTTATCGATCAAAAGATTTACCCTTTTTTTCCATGCCCTTTTGTCTCAATCCGCCCCCCCTTCCTTAAAATGTTTCTACTTGAACTTCCTGTGACTGAATTCTACAAATTCCAAGGAATTCCTGCCCTGCTCTGCAGTATAGTGCCCtatgttgtattttgtttttctaccaAGCCAGAAACCAAAATACCACCTCATACCACCATCTGCCATCTCCACCCTCAATACCCAAGACCGTGGTATTTATTGATCACCATATTCTTTCCTACTGAGCCTGGACATGGCCTCAGAACCTCTCACAACACAGCATTTGGAGCCATAATTGGCACTTGATTGGAATTGGTGTGCAAGGGGAGATCTGTTTGCTGTCCCAGCTCTAACCTCATAATTAATTTCCTAAGGTGGTTTGAGATCTCGAGTTAGCCCTGATGGGAGAATGACAGGATATACCAGTGTACTCCTTATAGATCCCACCCTACAGCTATCAGGGGGCAGCACCAATGACAGCAAAAAGGTCATGTGCCTCCACCCACTGCCCTTTTGGAGTACGATTCCAATTGTATATTGAATTCCAAAATGTCTCTTCATTTACATCATTTCATTGTTAAATGAGCATGTTCCTCCACCACCTTCTATAAACAGAAAGTTAATACAAGTCCCAGTTACTTGCTTCTTCCTTAGACTCTGAGACTGATGTACCAAAACGTGACATTCTTTTCAAGACTCTGACTTGTACTGTCAGTATGAATTTAGTGCCTTTCTAGGCAGCaagatttttcttcattgctGATTTCATAGAATAAATGTCCTAATATACTCACATCGCCAATGTTAGCAGCCTCACAGACTAGCACATAAGAATCACATTAGTCTGCCTGTTTGCATGTTACAGCCAATACTGCAAGCACCTATTCAAACTGGAAGGAACTAGACTGCCAAATGGAGGACCCCTGTGGAACCTGGAACACTTCTCAGGGACAGGTGGCAGAAGAGGGGAGCTCTGAAATCACTGTTCTGAGAAATAGGGTAACCCCaaaagggttaggttaaggcttttGTTAACTGTCACGTAACCGGAGCATGCTGGCAGGATTTCACACAGGGCCAAGCCCCCAAGCAGACGGTAAGGCCACTGTAAGAAAACGTCCGGCCAAATCCCAGGCCTACTCGCTAGAGCCACTTCACAGCACTCAGGGGCACGCTAGCTCCTGGCCCCAGGCTGCTGCCCAGTGACCAGACACACAGGGTCCTCCCGTGGTTGCAGACCAGAGGGAACCCCACCAGAAGGCGCAGGCTAATAGGAAGATGTCCCTTATTGACCGCATCGCCCGGGTAGCTCACTACCTCGAGCGACCACTTCTCAGAGTCTGGAAGTGGGACGACCCACTTTGATTCTTGATTGCAATAATTTGAGTTCCTTTCAATTTGGAgcaaattaactttttttgtaGTCAAGTCTCAGAATGATCTCCCTCATCTGTGTCCTCTGAGGTCTCCGGTACTGTTAGTTCCCCTGCTCCCTGTGTGGGTTCTGATGCCGGCTCCCTCTTTGTATTGAACAATTGTACAGCGATGGGAACAAGAGCGACTATCAAAGCAAACAAATGCATGGAATTAAACAAAAAGTGTACTTCACTGTTTTCTGTCCTGTCTTTTCCTTATAGGTACTGTTTGTGTCCTGAGAGCTGCCTTCACAAGTCTCAGTATTTGTCAGAACTTACGGGAAAGGAAGACTTTACATGACTGGGTCTCCCGCAGCCAGGAAAAATAGGTGATGGGAAAAGCTGGTTTCTGGGGCTCTTTCGTCAGACACATCCACAGAAGGAAGAGATGACCATGATTTTCTTTGGTTATCGTCTCTTGGTGATTATTCTGTCGTATCCTAGACAGGCACTCTTCTTCTTCCCTACGACTTTCCTGCTGCCCATCTTACAGCTACTTCTGTGGTATTAGTACCCTACTATAAAGTATGCATACGAGGGAAAAGGCAAAAGTGAAAATCTGGCTTCCAGTGTGTACAACTGGTAAGAAGCTTGAGAGTAGAAAGCTAAGACACCACTTTGGATTGTCTGATTTTCAGCCAATCCTGATTCCCACTGGCAATGGGAATTGAAAGTTAGCAACATGTataaacacacaccacacagaatATTTATATCCATTTATTTGGGAAATTGCTTTGCCTGTAAACTCACAACTGATAAGGCACATTGTTGCAAAATCACGGGGGAGATGGGAGAGAGACCAATCCAAGGATCTGGATAAAGGGCAAAGGGCCATACTTTCAATAGTGTAGAGAGCTTCCTTgtgtctccccttccctcctcctactTCACAACACAAAGAGCCACGCATCTCCAAGTCCAGTTGGCCTCCTCCTCACTCCCACTCTTGTTATCAAGCTTCTTTTAAAGCAACACATCCTTAAAAATGAAGTCCTTGTTGTGTTTTTTGGATTATACCATGTCCAAAAAACACTGCTTGGAAATTCATTCTCTGTCATGAATTCCCAAGAATTCATGTAGAACAACTGGTCTACATTAAAGCCTTGGCAAGATTCTTGGCCAAGCCAAATCAAAAACCCAGCAGATGGTGCCCAGGGACAACAGTTCTGCTAAGAGATGATGAGTTACTCCTGTAGGGTACAGGATCCCAGAGCTGGTCATTTTAGGTGCCAAGGCCCTTCTGTCCTTGGAAGCATGAACAGGTCTGTGTCAATTCAATACTGCAGCCATAGGAAGCCATGACAGCTACAGATCATTCAAATACAACACAACAAATTAATCCAAAACCAAATTTTCCCCTTAATTCACctgaattaaaagataaaatagaattattcCCTCAGTTATTCTCAGgaaatgacaaaatgaaaaaaagcattCAGAGAGTATACTGGGTGATATTGGAGTGTACTGAATCCATTGTCCCAGCAAGACAGAGGAGGGATTTCCACACAGAAAGGACAGACTAGAAAATGTACTCAACAGTCATTTGGTTCAAGTGAGTCAAGGGTTCTGCCCATCCAGATGGGTAAGAACTTCTCCAGAGTATTCATAACATACAGAGTTTGCTCCACTGATATTCAATAGCCTGTTTGCAATCAGCTAAATTGTCAGGACATGCAACCAAGAGGAGATGTGACATATGTGGTAACATCAGTGCGTCTGAACACAAAGAGCATCACAGCAATCACTGTGTTTCTGAGCTGTACATGGAAATTCCATGCCGTTTGTCAGCTTGTTTCCTCTGATTTATGGAAGAGGTAGGTCATCAGCAAAACAGTGCAGAAGGATCACTCTTCAGGAGACTAACAAGATGAAGAGTGGTGTCAGTGATGTGGGTTCACATGTCATTATCTACACTAATCATGTCCACGAGGGACGTAAAAGGATAACACCTGTCACAACAGCTGATCACTGTGCAGAAGAGGCGCCCTGGACAAGGGCAATCAGCAGCCTCTCCCGAAGCAGCTCAGGGCTTGGCCTGAGTTCCTTGTTATTCAGTAAAATACAAACAGGATTTGCTAGGAGGCCATCCATTTTGCAGAGTGTCCTGCTAAATCAGGGCTGCCTTGAGAACCTGATATAATTCACCTTCTAGAGCACAGAGTGTCCTTCATGACAAGACAGTGCACACAGAAGAATAGTGTCTAAATCACCTGttgagaataatttaaaaacaatgaggGGCTTCAGAGGACCACGCCcattacacaaataaataaacagtagaGTCCAGGGACGAGGCAACCAAAGGATCCAGATCAGGTGTCCTTTCTACTATTTAGATGATGAGCGTTGCTCGTTTCATTCAAATGTAGGTCCTTCTGACTAAATTTTTTAATGAGGGTTCCAGGAACTAAGGCCACCAGGGCAATGGCCAACAGCTTAAAGGCAGTTTCCCAGGAGAAAAGAGCATCCAGAGAAGTCAGGGTTGACAGGATGGAGCCCGTCTGCACACAGATGAAATTATATGGAATCAAACcttgaagaagaaaagggaaagagccTGTTACTGGGGAGcaggaaaatgaagaacaatAGTCCTTCAGAAATGTCACCAGGAATTCACAACAGTGACTCCAGTTTTGTACTGTTTTTGCCCAATTCCTGACCTCTAATCATATTAcgtctttcccttcttttccacTCTTGCCCCTCCTTTCCTCACTTCCCACATACATTTGTCTCATTCAGCAAAAGGACTTGAGATGGTTCACAAAATACATATACTACAGTAAGattagacatttttttaaataggaaaaaacaaaatgaatggagaataaaacaaaatgagagaagAATAAACAAAGTACAGTTAGTACTTAAGCAAAAATGCATAAAGTTCACTCATTTGCTAGAGGTGACCCCAAATTTGGTTCTGAGCGCCCAACAGCCAAAGTAAAGAGAAGCACCAGCATTATGAGGTTTACAGTACGCCTGTGATAAAAACAGGTTTCTTAGAAGCAGTAGTACTACTCATGTTCTGTACTGTCTGTAAGAGGTCATCAAATCCACTGGATCCCACAAGTCTGACTGGTGGCTAGAGAGGCTGGTTGTATAACAAACCCCTGGTGAAGTTGTTAAAAACAcatcctcagggcttccctggtggcgcagtggttgagagtccgcctgccgatgcaggagacgtgggttcgtgccccggtccgggaggatcccacgtgccacggagcggctgggcctgtgagccatggccgctgagcctgcgtgtctggggcctgtgctccgcaacgggagaggccacaacagtgagaggcccgcgtaccgcaaaaaaaaaaaaaaaacacatcctcGGGTAACACCCCAGGGATTCTGGTTACCTGGGTCTGGGGTAGAACCCAGGAACCTGCATTCTAACAGCCTCTCCTGACCCCCACTCCCAAGATTCTGATTGGTTTGGGACCCCCTGATGATCTGATCCACTCCTCTAGTAGATGATGCCTCAAGATCATAGACTcatgaaggtcacacagcttgtcagAAGGGTAACTAGAATCTCAGGCTCTGGAGTCTTTCCAAGTCTCGTGCCACCTGGGTGATTACAGGCTGCTAACAGAGGTGCTGAGGCATGCTGTCTAAAACGCTGTCTGACAGAATTAGCCGTGGTAGATTCTGCTTCAATTTAAGATCTCAACTTCTCTCAGGAATTCCCTATTAATAGCAGCTGCTCAACCACAGATTTGTCATGTCTGACCCAGAGCCCTGAGTAGCCTTCCCTTCCATGTTCTAAAGAAGGGTTAAGAGAGGAGACCCTTGCCTTAGGTTTAGAGAGGGTGGTTTGCTTCCAGTGTGGAGAAAGTAAGTCAGTGATTTTACAGGCTGTTAACAATTTTACCATTCACATGGAAGTGGTTCAAAGCTCATACTtagagaaacactgctctagtcCTAGCCCCTCATTTGGCCAAGTGGCCCATGAGGGTAAGGAGCTTGTTGAAGGTCATAAAATTGtcagaaggcaagaaggaaccgCACTAGTACCAGCTCTTCCTAAGACAGATCTTAATCAAAacgggccaaagaaaaaaaaaaaaaaaaaaaaaaaaggggccaAAGCCAAACAGGAAGCCCCTTGCTCTGACCCTTCCCCTGCCTCCACTTGCCTTCTGCCCACATCCCCTCACTCCAACTCTGCTTTTACTGAGCCCTTACTGTGGGCCAAGATGTGTGTGTTACACAGATTACTCTTCTAATCCCAAGgcctggcacagtgcttggcacacaataGGCATTAAATACAGTTACAGAATGAACAATCCCTATTTTTTCCAGAAGTATTTTTATGGGTTTTCATGTTCAAGCCCGAGTAGGTCTGCAGTCAGGAATAATTACTTTAGATAAGGCCTTTCGATGCTCTTCATGAGCCTGTGCTCGCAGAGGCAGGCACATGCCCAGGACAACTGTGAGACTCAAATTTACACACCACGTCTTACCGataagaacagagaagaaaaactgCACGATGGGGATGTTCAGAATTGGGGCCGAGAGGTTCAAGAACCAGTTTGGCGTCATGGGGAAAAGTCtcaaaaacagtaagaaaaaaaacaagctgTTTCTGTTCTCCTCCACCTGTAGCCAAAGAAGACAAGGCCATTAAGAAGCAGAAAGAGTCTCCAGGTATTGAAAATCTGTTagcgccaggcactgttctacatACTCTATTTTACATATTCTATAAATTCCAGGGCAGagattcttttcctcatttttaaagtggaggtacctgaggctcagaaaagtcagAAACCTGCCCAAAGACACAGGCTCAGAAAAGTCAGGAACCTGCCCAAAGACACAGAGCTGGtagtgatggagctgggatttgagctcaGATCTGCGTCTCCTGGAGACATCAACAGGACCCCTGGGACATCCTGAGGCAGGACAGAGGACCACTGTGGGAGATCTCTGCCCCTACTCCCCTCAGGGCCACGTGGTAACTTTCTGGGGGCCCGGCACTTAGATGTACCCCCTCGCCTTACCTTCCTCTGCAGCAGGGCCACTCTGTCAGGAAAATAGGAGACCACCAGCTGTTTGCCAAAAACACTGGAGAGCAGGTAGCAGCATGTGGCACCCACCGAGGTCAGCACACAGCACAGCAGAAGCCCCAGCCATGGCCCAAACAAAGCACCGGCTAAAACATTctgcaaagaaaacaaatcctCTGCCATGAGAACATCTGGCAGCTAccagccatcttgtcctggagcCCAAGAGTCCTAGGTTCCCTCCTCCTTCAGTGATTTTCCTGGAGAAAACCTAACTCCCACTCTAAAGAGATGAATGAAAAGtgatgaaggggcttccctggtggcacagtggttaagaatccgcctgccaatgcaggggacacgggttcaagccctggtccagaagatcccacatgggcgctctagagcccatgagccacaactactgaagcccgcgtgccacaactaccgaagcctgcgcgcctagagcctgtgctctgcaacaagagaagccaccacaatgagaagcccgcgcaccgcaatgaagagagtagcccccgcttgccgcaactagagaaagcccaggtgcaacaatgaagacccaacacaaccaaaaataaataaattttttaaagaaaagaaaaaaagtgatgaaGGAGCTGGGAACTACAGCCCCGGCCTCGGTCTCCTCACCTTTGAAACTGGGAAGAAGATTAAAACCTCAGCGGGCGAGACAATTAAATGGGGAAATCTGTGTATACAGCCCCCAGCCTGCCACTTGGGCTGTGCAAGGCCCCGCCAGCCCTGGTGCCCTAGGAAGAGGCAGCAATGAAGCTCACAAGTTATTTCTGCTACTTTAAATAAACACAAACCATGAATTTTCCCTCAGGAAGACCTCATAAGCTTTAGAAAATGTCTCATGTCTTTCCTTCCTGTAGGAATTACTTCTCTATAATGCTAACACTGGGGGTTCCATGTTGACCAGAGTTCTAGCTGACACTCAAAAAAGCCTTAGATTGACAAAAATGGAAAAGTGAACTAATACTTCCTAAGTGCAGTCTGGCTGGTAGACATCATCCTGCCAAACATGGGATCCAAGAGAGAAAGTAAAAGGGGAACCTGGAAGTGAGAAGGTAGGGATCTCCTCAGCCCCTACTATGTGCTTGACTACAGGTCTGATTTAATCCCAACTATGACCCTGTTTAGTATACCATCCTCACCCCTTCTATAGGTGCAAGATTAAGCATCGTGCCCAGAGTCACACGAGGCAGAGACAGGATTCACCTCCAGGTAGCAGCTGGCTCTTTGCCCTGAAGAGGGATCAGCTCAAGAGAGAAAGAGGTACAGGGGAAGCCCCAGGAGTCAGTCCCTGGCCTCAAGCACCATACACACCCCCATCTCTCCTGGCAGAATGTGTTtgcttttcttccagtttctaaCAAACTGCTTAGGTGGATCCAGCCTGAGCTGAATGTTGGGGCCGGAGGGAGAAGCAGGGCAGAAGGAAGCTTTCAAGTCTTCCTGCTCAGTCACCCAATCATTCAACAAGTGCTGAgggctgctgtgtgccaggcagcacACCATCACCATGCCAGCCCCTCTGCACCCACtgtgtcatttaatcctcccgTGTAACAATCCTAGGGGGTTACATAGGAGAATGCCggttctacagatgaggaaccagcgttagagaagttaaatgacttgctcagggttacacagctgggattcaaacccaaagccataacagatatatacatttataccAACCAGCTTAAAATGCTGCTGGGAGGACAGCACAGATTCTGCTGTATCATCTGAGATGGCAACTGATGAGAAGCACCCAAGAGCCCCAGCACAAGCCCAGGTCTAACACTGTGGCTCCCGAGAGCCAGGGGGCCGCCTGGACAACCAGAATGACTCGTCCTCTCCACACAGGGAGACTTCCCAATCCTCTACAGCCTAACATCACCATGAACAACCTGCATCTGTGCGTCAAACATTTATAAAGGCACTTCCCTGGGCCAGGCAAAGAAGCACATAGGCTGAGAATAAGGAACAGGTCCCGACCTCAAGGAACTCACAGACTAGtggagaaaaaagattttaaaagaatcaccaggggcttccctggtggcgcggtggttcagagtt contains:
- the TMEM41A gene encoding transmembrane protein 41A; protein product: MRPVLGLLLVFAGCTFALYLLSTRLPRGSTLGTDKEAGDRSLWFPSDLAELRELSEVLQEYRKEHQAYVFLLFCSAYLYKQGFAIPGSSFLNVLAGALFGPWLGLLLCCVLTSVGATCCYLLSSVFGKQLVVSYFPDRVALLQRKVEENRNSLFFFLLFLRLFPMTPNWFLNLSAPILNIPIVQFFFSVLIGLIPYNFICVQTGSILSTLTSLDALFSWETAFKLLAIALVALVPGTLIKKFSQKDLHLNETSNAHHLNSRKDT